One region of Peromyscus eremicus chromosome 4, PerEre_H2_v1, whole genome shotgun sequence genomic DNA includes:
- the LOC131908325 gene encoding olfactory receptor 4C15-like, with translation MNAFILHIFSRIMLNQSFVTEFILLGLSQNPEVEKILFVFFLFVYLATIGGNMIIVVTIVYSPSLFGTPMYFFLSFLSFLDACISSVMTPKMIIDFFYERKIISFECCMAQLFASHFFAGAEVIVLSAMAYDRYVAICKPLHYSSIMNRRVCGILVGVAWAGGFLHSIIQIIFTLQLPFCGPNFIDHFICDLFPLLKLACTDTHIFVILVFANSGSICIIIFSLLLVSYGIILFSLRSHSSEGRRKALSTCGSHITVVLLFFVPCILIYARNTSALSFEKNVLIFADVLTPLLNPIVYTFRNKEMKNAIRKTWRRLFNISGDH, from the coding sequence ATGAATGCATTTATTTTGCACATTTTCTCAAGAATAATGTTAAACCAGAGCTTTGTCACTGAGTTCATACTTCTTGGTCTTTCACAGAACCCAGAAGTTgagaaaatattatttgttttctttttgtttgtttaccttGCAACTATTGGGGGCAACATGATAATTGTGGTAACAATTGTATACAGTCCCTCACTCTTTGGTACCCCCATGtacttctttttgtcttttctatcTTTCTTGGATGCATGCATTTCTTCTGTAATGACACCCAAGATGATTATAGATTTCTTCTATGAGAGGAAGATTATCTCCTTTGAATGTTGCATGGCACAACTGTTTGCTAGTCACTTCTTTGCAGGGGCCGAAGTGATTGTCCTGTCagccatggcctatgaccgctatgtggccatttgCAAGCCCCTTCACTATTCTTCCATCATGAACAGGAGGGTGTGTGGCATTCTGGTGGGAGTAGCCTGGGCAGGAGGCTTCTTGCATTCTATCATACAAATTATCTTCACATTGCAGCTGCCCTTCTGTGGACCCAATTTTATTGATCATTTCATATGTGACTTGTTCCCGTTACTAAAGCTTGCCTGCACTGACAcacatatttttgtcattttagtgTTTGCCAACAGTGGGTCTATCTGCATCATCATTTTTTCCTTATTGCTTGTCTCCTATGGTATCATCTTGTTCTCTCTGAGATCTCACAGCTCTGAAGGGCGGCGTAAAGCTCTCTCCACCTGTGGATCCCACATTACTGTTGTGCTTTTGTTCTTTGTCCCATGCATATTAATATATGCACGAAATACTTCTGCATTATCTTTTGAAAAGAATGTGTTAATATTTGCTGATGTCCTGACACCATTGTTGAATCCTATAGTTTATACTTTcaggaataaagaaatgaagaatgcCATCAGGAAAACGTGGAGAAGATTGTTTAATATTTCTGGTGACCATTAA